A window of Fusobacterium sp. contains these coding sequences:
- a CDS encoding nucleoside triphosphate pyrophosphohydrolase, with amino-acid sequence MGKETVYNKLVRDNILEIIADNRQECKYHIATDDEYKIKLLEKLQEEVQEFIETKNIEEMSDIFEVIENIIAAFELNKEAILKIKEKKAEKRGKFNKKIILESVYEKNNK; translated from the coding sequence ATGGGAAAAGAAACTGTTTATAATAAACTTGTTAGAGATAATATCCTTGAAATTATTGCTGATAATCGTCAGGAATGCAAATATCATATAGCAACAGATGATGAATACAAGATAAAGCTATTAGAGAAGCTACAGGAAGAAGTTCAAGAATTTATAGAGACAAAAAATATAGAAGAAATGAGTGATATTTTTGAAGTGATTGAGAATATTATAGCTGCTTTTGAATTGAATAAGGAAGCCATTTTAAAAATTAAAGAAAAAAAAGCTGAAAAAAGAGGAAAATTTAATAAGAAAATTATACTTGAATCTGTTTATGAAAAGAATAATAA